In Oryza glaberrima chromosome 8, OglaRS2, whole genome shotgun sequence, the following are encoded in one genomic region:
- the LOC127782588 gene encoding ABC transporter G family member 45 isoform X2, giving the protein MAAAVELTGDGGTTAETRWLSPPLTHDDNRGFLQMLREKKERLGVGAAKVEVRLEKLTVEADVRVGRRAVPTLLNCAINAAQELAACAHMCTTRKKPMKIINEATGTIRPSRMTLLLGAPGSGKTTLLKALAGKLDSSLKMKGKVTYNGEEVNSSTPQYLHAYVSQYDLHHAEMTVRETIDFSSKMLGTNNEFEMLGEAIRRKKGVINRVDQELDSFIKATTFGEGSNLTTNYIIKILGLSECADTLVGDEMRRGISGGQKKRATIGEMLVGLARCFFMDDISTGLDSSTTFEIMKFLQQMAHLMDLTMVISLLQPPPETLELFDDIILLCEGQIVYHGPRENATDFFETMGFKCPSRKNVADFLQEVTSKMDQKQYWIGNANKYQYHSIEKFAESFRTSYLPRLVENDHFESTNAGKSKEVKTSTSRMISSWNIFKACFSREVLLLKRNSPVHIFKTIQITVLALVISTLFLRTNMRHDTVLDANKYMGALFMAVVIVNFNGMTEIAMTIKRLPIFYKQREILALPGWALLSSVFLLSLPISFVETGLWTGLTYYVIGYAPSFVRFIQHFVVLFAMHQMSMSLYRFLAAIGRTQVMANMLGTAALIAIYILGGFVISKDNLQPWLRWGYWTSPFTYAQNAVALNEFLDDRWATEFHFANANTVGETILKVRGLLTEWHWYWICVSILFGFSLVFNILSIFALQYMRSPHKHQVNINATKVKVDYNSQIVGNGTASTDQVILPFQPLSLVFDHINYFVDMPKEMTKYGVTDKKLQLLQDVSGAFRPGVLTALMGITGAGKTTLLDVLAGRKTGGYIEGTVKIAGYPKKQETFSRISGYCEQSDIHSPNLTVYESLQFSAWLRLPSNVKSHQRNMFIDEVMDLVELTGLKNAMVGLAGATGLSAEQRKRLTIAVELVASPSIIFMDEPTTGLDARAAAIVMRTVRKTVDTGRTVVCTIHQPSIEIFESFDELLLMKRGGQLIYSGSLGPLSSNMIKYFEAIPGVPRIKEGQNPAAWMLDISSRTAEYEIGVDYAEIYQRSSLYWQLIDDLGKPEPNTEDLHFPPKYWQDFRAQCMACLWKQNCAYWKNSEHNVVRFINTFAVSIMFGIVFWKIGSTIKDEQDVFNILGVVYGSALFLGFMNCSILQPVVGMERVVLYREKAAGMYSTMAYAIAQVAVELPYMFVQVFIFSAIVYPMIGFQMTATKFFWFALYMVLSFLYYTLYGMMTVALTPNIEIAAGLSFLIFIFWNVFSGFIIGRQMIPVWWRWVYWANPAAWTVYGLMFSQLGDRTELIQVPGQPEQTVKEFLEGYLGLQDRYFNLVTSLHVAIIALFTFLFFLSIKHLKFQRR; this is encoded by the exons atggcggcggcagtggagcTCACTGGTGACGGAGGAACCACGGCGGAGACGAGGtggctgtcgccgccgctcaccCACGACGACAACCGCGGCTTCCTCCAGATGCTCCGGGAGAAGAAGGAAAG GTTGGGGGTAGGGGCGGCGAAGGTGGAGGTGAGGCTGGAGAAGCTGACGGTGGAGGCGGACGTGCGAgtcggccgccgcgccgtgccgacGCTGCTCAACTGCGCCATCAACGCCGCTCAG GAACTAGCAGCCTGTGCGCACATGTGCACCACAAGGAAAAAGCCCATGAAAATTATAAATGAAGCAACCGGAACGATTCGACCATCAAG GATGACACTTCTTCTCGGAGCACCTGGTTCAGGGAAAACAACCTTATTAAAAGCATTAGCAGGAAAGTTGGATTCTTCTCTGAAG ATGAAAGGAAAGGTCACTTACAATGGAGAAGAAGTGAATTCCTCGACACCTCAGTATCTACATGCTTATGTTAGCCAGTATGATCTTCACCATGCTGAAATGACAGTGAGAGAAACTATTGACTTCTCATCCAAGATGTTGGGAACTAATAATGAATTTG AGATGCTGGGAGAagcaattagaagaaaaaaaggtgTCATCAATAGAGTGGACCAAGAACTTGACTCTTTTATTAAG GCCACAACCTTTGGAGAAGGAAGCAACCTTACAACAAACTATATTATCAAG ATACTTGGTTTATCCGAATGCGCTGATACCCTAGTGGGAGACGAGATGCGAAGAGGCATATCAGGAGGACAAAAGAAAAGAGCTACAATCG GCGAGATGCTAGTTGGTCTTGCAAGATGCTTCTTCATGGATGATATATCAACTGGTCTAGATAGCTCCACCACATTTGAGATCATGAAGTTTCTGCAACAAATGGCTCACTTGATGGATCTCACAATGGTTATTTCCTTGCTACAACCACCACCTGAGACATTGGAGTTATTTGATGACATAATCCTTTTATGTGAGGGGCAAATTGTGTACCATGGTCCTCGAGAAAATGCTACAGATTTCTTTGAAACTATGGGATTCAAATGCCCCAGCAGGAAGAATGTAGCAGATTTCCTTCAAGAG GTGACCTCGAAGATGGACCAAAAACAATACTGGATAGGCAACGCAAATAAGTATCAATACCATTCAATTGAAAAATTTGCAGAGTCCTTCCGTACCTCGTACCTCCCAAGACTCGTAGAAAATGATCATTTTGAATCAACTAATGCCGGAAAGAGCAAGGAGGTAAAAACAAGCACAAGTCGCATGATCTCCAGCTGGAATATTTTCAAGGCATGCTTTTCAAGGGAAGTGCTGCTCCTAAAAAGAAACTCTCCAGTGCATATATTCAAGACCATACAGATAACTGTTCTCGCTTTAGTGATCTCAACTCTTTTTCTCCGGACAAATATGAGACATGATACTGTACTTGATGCCAATAAGTACATGGGAGCACTCTTTATGGCTGTTGTCATAGTAAACTTCAATGGCATGACTGAAATTGCAATGACAATAAAGCGGCTCCCCATCTTCTACAAGCAAAGAGAAATACTAGCATTGCCAGGATGGGCACTCCTTTCTTCAGTATTCCTCCTTAGTCTGCCAATATCATTTGTAGAGACAGGTCTTTGGACCGGCTTAACCTACTATGTGATCGGCTACGCACCTTCCTTTGTCAG ATTTATCCAGCACTTTGTGGTACTTTTTGCCATGCATCAAATGTCAATGAGCCTGTATCGCTTCTTGGCAGCCATAGGAAGAACACAAGTAATGGCTAATATGCTGGGGACTGCAGCTCTTATAGCAATCTACATACTTGGAGGCTTTGTCATATCAAAAG ATAACCTCCAACCATGGCTGCGCTGGGGATATTGGACGTCCCCATTCACCTATGCACAGAATGCAGTTGCCCTGAATGAATTCCTTGACGACAGATGGGCTACA GAATTTCATTTCGCAAATGCAAATACTGTTGGTGAAACGATCCTCAAGGTAAGGGGGCTGCTCACAGAGTGGCACTGGTACTGGATCTGTGTGAGCATTTTGTTTGGATTCTCGCTGGTCTTCAACATCCTCAGCATATTTGCACTACAATACATGAGAT CTCCACACAAGCATCAAGTTAACATCAATGCCACAAAGGTGAAAGTAGACTACAACAGCCAGATAGTTGGAAATGGCACGGCATCAACGGACCAAGTCATCCTCCCATTTCAGCCCCTCTCCCTTGTATTTGATCATATCAATTATTTTGTTGACATGCCTAAG GAGATGACAAAATATGGAGTAACAGATAAAAAGCTTCAGCTGCTACAAGATGTCAGTGGTGCTTTCAGGCCAGGGGTGCTAACAGCTCTGATGGGGATCACTGGTGCTGGAAAGACAACACTGCTCGATGTTTTGGCTGGAAGAAAAACTGGAGGATACATTGAAGGAACTGTAAAAATAGCAGGCTACCCAAAGAAGCAGGAGACATTCTCAAGGATCTCAGGCTACTGTGAACAGAGTGACATTCACTCCCCCAATCTCACCGTATATGAATCACTGCAGTTTTCTGCATGGCTTCGCCTTCCTTCAAATGTTAAATCTCACCAGAGAAAT ATGTTTATAGATGAAGTCATGGACCTAGTTGAGTTAACTGGACTGAAGAATGCCATGGTTGGCCTAGCAGGAGCGACAGGCCTGTCTGCTGAGCAGCGAAAAAGACTAACAATAGCTGTTGAGTTGGTAGCTAGTCCTTCCATTATATTTATGGATGAGCCAACCACTGGTTTGGATGCTCGTGCTGCAGCAATTGTCATGAGAACAGTAAGAAAGACAGTAGACACTGGACGAACTGTTGTCTGCACAATTCATCAGCCAAGCATCGAGATATTTGAATCTTTTGACGAG CTTCTACTTATGAAGAGAGGAGGTCAGCTCATATACAGTGGTTCATTAGGTCCCCTATCTAGCAATATGATAAAGTATTTCGAG GCTATACCTGGTGTTCCTAGAATAAAAGAGGGGCAAAACCCAGCAGCGTGGATGTTAGATATCAGTTCGCGCACAGCAGAATATGAGATTGGAGTGGACTATGCAGAAATTTATCAGCGCTCATCCCTATACTG GCAACTAATTGATGACCTAGGAAAACCAGAACCAAACACAGAGGATCTACATTTTCCACCCAAATATTGGCAAGACTTTAGGGCACAATGCATGGCATGCCTGTGGAAGCAAAATTGTGCTTATTGGAAAAATTCAGAACACAACGTTGTCCGATTCATAAACACATTTGCTGTGTCAATTATGTTTGGAATTGTATTCTGGAAAATTGGCTCAACCAT TAAGGATGAGCAAGATGTATTCAACATACTAGGGGTTGTGTATGGGTCAGCACTATTTCTGGGTTTCATGAACTGCAGCATCTTACAACCAGTTGTAGGAATGGAAAGAGTTGTCCTCTACAGAGAGAAGGCGGCAGGCATGTACTCCACTATGGCGTACGCCATTGCTCAG GTGGCAGTTGAATTGCCTTACATGTTTGTCCAAGTATTCATCTTCTCAGCGATTGTGTACCCAATGATTGGGTTCCAGATGACTGCCACAAAGTTCTTTTGGTTTGCCCTCTACATGGTGTTAAGTTTCCTGTACTACACGCTCTATGGGATGATGACAGTAGCACTAACACCTAACATTGAGATAGCAGCTGGGTTGTCcttcctcatcttcatcttttgGAATGTCTTCTCTGGATTCATCATTGGAAGACAG ATGATCCCGGTGTGGTGGAGATGGGTGTATTGGGCAAACCCGGCGGCATGGACGGTGTACGGGCTCATGTTCTCGCAGCTGGGAGACCGGACGGAGCTGATCCAGGTGCCAGGGCAGCCAGAGCAGACGGTGAAGGAGTTCCTGGAGGGCTACCTCGGACTCCAGGACCGCTACTTCAACCTCGTCACCAGCCTGCACGTCGCCATCATCGCGCTCTtcaccttcctcttcttcctctccatcaAGCACCTCAAGTTCCAGAGGCGGTAG
- the LOC127782588 gene encoding ABC transporter G family member 45 isoform X1 translates to MAAAVELTGDGGTTAETRWLSPPLTHDDNRGFLQMLREKKERLGVGAAKVEVRLEKLTVEADVRVGRRAVPTLLNCAINAAQELAACAHMCTTRKKPMKIINEATGTIRPSRMTLLLGAPGSGKTTLLKALAGKLDSSLKMKGKVTYNGEEVNSSTPQYLHAYVSQYDLHHAEMTVRETIDFSSKMLGTNNEFEMLGEAIRRKKGVINRVDQELDSFIKATTFGEGSNLTTNYIIKILGLSECADTLVGDEMRRGISGGQKKRATIGEMLVGLARCFFMDDISTGLDSSTTFEIMKFLQQMAHLMDLTMVISLLQPPPETLELFDDIILLCEGQIVYHGPRENATDFFETMGFKCPSRKNVADFLQEVTSKMDQKQYWIGNANKYQYHSIEKFAESFRTSYLPRLVENDHFESTNAGKSKEVKTSTSRMISSWNIFKACFSREVLLLKRNSPVHIFKTIQITVLALVISTLFLRTNMRHDTVLDANKYMGALFMAVVIVNFNGMTEIAMTIKRLPIFYKQREILALPGWALLSSVFLLSLPISFVETGLWTGLTYYVIGYAPSFVRFIQHFVVLFAMHQMSMSLYRFLAAIGRTQVMANMLGTAALIAIYILGGFVISKDNLQPWLRWGYWTSPFTYAQNAVALNEFLDDRWATEFHFANANTVGETILKVRGLLTEWHWYWICVSILFGFSLVFNILSIFALQYMRSPHKHQVNINATKVKVDYNSQIVGNGTASTDQVILPFQPLSLVFDHINYFVDMPKEMTKYGVTDKKLQLLQDVSGAFRPGVLTALMGITGAGKTTLLDVLAGRKTGGYIEGTVKIAGYPKKQETFSRISGYCEQSDIHSPNLTVYESLQFSAWLRLPSNVKSHQRNMFIDEVMDLVELTGLKNAMVGLAGATGLSAEQRKRLTIAVELVASPSIIFMDEPTTGLDARAAAIVMRTVRKTVDTGRTVVCTIHQPSIEIFESFDELLLMKRGGQLIYSGSLGPLSSNMIKYFEAIPGVPRIKEGQNPAAWMLDISSRTAEYEIGVDYAEIYQRSSLYWENRQLIDDLGKPEPNTEDLHFPPKYWQDFRAQCMACLWKQNCAYWKNSEHNVVRFINTFAVSIMFGIVFWKIGSTIKDEQDVFNILGVVYGSALFLGFMNCSILQPVVGMERVVLYREKAAGMYSTMAYAIAQVAVELPYMFVQVFIFSAIVYPMIGFQMTATKFFWFALYMVLSFLYYTLYGMMTVALTPNIEIAAGLSFLIFIFWNVFSGFIIGRQMIPVWWRWVYWANPAAWTVYGLMFSQLGDRTELIQVPGQPEQTVKEFLEGYLGLQDRYFNLVTSLHVAIIALFTFLFFLSIKHLKFQRR, encoded by the exons atggcggcggcagtggagcTCACTGGTGACGGAGGAACCACGGCGGAGACGAGGtggctgtcgccgccgctcaccCACGACGACAACCGCGGCTTCCTCCAGATGCTCCGGGAGAAGAAGGAAAG GTTGGGGGTAGGGGCGGCGAAGGTGGAGGTGAGGCTGGAGAAGCTGACGGTGGAGGCGGACGTGCGAgtcggccgccgcgccgtgccgacGCTGCTCAACTGCGCCATCAACGCCGCTCAG GAACTAGCAGCCTGTGCGCACATGTGCACCACAAGGAAAAAGCCCATGAAAATTATAAATGAAGCAACCGGAACGATTCGACCATCAAG GATGACACTTCTTCTCGGAGCACCTGGTTCAGGGAAAACAACCTTATTAAAAGCATTAGCAGGAAAGTTGGATTCTTCTCTGAAG ATGAAAGGAAAGGTCACTTACAATGGAGAAGAAGTGAATTCCTCGACACCTCAGTATCTACATGCTTATGTTAGCCAGTATGATCTTCACCATGCTGAAATGACAGTGAGAGAAACTATTGACTTCTCATCCAAGATGTTGGGAACTAATAATGAATTTG AGATGCTGGGAGAagcaattagaagaaaaaaaggtgTCATCAATAGAGTGGACCAAGAACTTGACTCTTTTATTAAG GCCACAACCTTTGGAGAAGGAAGCAACCTTACAACAAACTATATTATCAAG ATACTTGGTTTATCCGAATGCGCTGATACCCTAGTGGGAGACGAGATGCGAAGAGGCATATCAGGAGGACAAAAGAAAAGAGCTACAATCG GCGAGATGCTAGTTGGTCTTGCAAGATGCTTCTTCATGGATGATATATCAACTGGTCTAGATAGCTCCACCACATTTGAGATCATGAAGTTTCTGCAACAAATGGCTCACTTGATGGATCTCACAATGGTTATTTCCTTGCTACAACCACCACCTGAGACATTGGAGTTATTTGATGACATAATCCTTTTATGTGAGGGGCAAATTGTGTACCATGGTCCTCGAGAAAATGCTACAGATTTCTTTGAAACTATGGGATTCAAATGCCCCAGCAGGAAGAATGTAGCAGATTTCCTTCAAGAG GTGACCTCGAAGATGGACCAAAAACAATACTGGATAGGCAACGCAAATAAGTATCAATACCATTCAATTGAAAAATTTGCAGAGTCCTTCCGTACCTCGTACCTCCCAAGACTCGTAGAAAATGATCATTTTGAATCAACTAATGCCGGAAAGAGCAAGGAGGTAAAAACAAGCACAAGTCGCATGATCTCCAGCTGGAATATTTTCAAGGCATGCTTTTCAAGGGAAGTGCTGCTCCTAAAAAGAAACTCTCCAGTGCATATATTCAAGACCATACAGATAACTGTTCTCGCTTTAGTGATCTCAACTCTTTTTCTCCGGACAAATATGAGACATGATACTGTACTTGATGCCAATAAGTACATGGGAGCACTCTTTATGGCTGTTGTCATAGTAAACTTCAATGGCATGACTGAAATTGCAATGACAATAAAGCGGCTCCCCATCTTCTACAAGCAAAGAGAAATACTAGCATTGCCAGGATGGGCACTCCTTTCTTCAGTATTCCTCCTTAGTCTGCCAATATCATTTGTAGAGACAGGTCTTTGGACCGGCTTAACCTACTATGTGATCGGCTACGCACCTTCCTTTGTCAG ATTTATCCAGCACTTTGTGGTACTTTTTGCCATGCATCAAATGTCAATGAGCCTGTATCGCTTCTTGGCAGCCATAGGAAGAACACAAGTAATGGCTAATATGCTGGGGACTGCAGCTCTTATAGCAATCTACATACTTGGAGGCTTTGTCATATCAAAAG ATAACCTCCAACCATGGCTGCGCTGGGGATATTGGACGTCCCCATTCACCTATGCACAGAATGCAGTTGCCCTGAATGAATTCCTTGACGACAGATGGGCTACA GAATTTCATTTCGCAAATGCAAATACTGTTGGTGAAACGATCCTCAAGGTAAGGGGGCTGCTCACAGAGTGGCACTGGTACTGGATCTGTGTGAGCATTTTGTTTGGATTCTCGCTGGTCTTCAACATCCTCAGCATATTTGCACTACAATACATGAGAT CTCCACACAAGCATCAAGTTAACATCAATGCCACAAAGGTGAAAGTAGACTACAACAGCCAGATAGTTGGAAATGGCACGGCATCAACGGACCAAGTCATCCTCCCATTTCAGCCCCTCTCCCTTGTATTTGATCATATCAATTATTTTGTTGACATGCCTAAG GAGATGACAAAATATGGAGTAACAGATAAAAAGCTTCAGCTGCTACAAGATGTCAGTGGTGCTTTCAGGCCAGGGGTGCTAACAGCTCTGATGGGGATCACTGGTGCTGGAAAGACAACACTGCTCGATGTTTTGGCTGGAAGAAAAACTGGAGGATACATTGAAGGAACTGTAAAAATAGCAGGCTACCCAAAGAAGCAGGAGACATTCTCAAGGATCTCAGGCTACTGTGAACAGAGTGACATTCACTCCCCCAATCTCACCGTATATGAATCACTGCAGTTTTCTGCATGGCTTCGCCTTCCTTCAAATGTTAAATCTCACCAGAGAAAT ATGTTTATAGATGAAGTCATGGACCTAGTTGAGTTAACTGGACTGAAGAATGCCATGGTTGGCCTAGCAGGAGCGACAGGCCTGTCTGCTGAGCAGCGAAAAAGACTAACAATAGCTGTTGAGTTGGTAGCTAGTCCTTCCATTATATTTATGGATGAGCCAACCACTGGTTTGGATGCTCGTGCTGCAGCAATTGTCATGAGAACAGTAAGAAAGACAGTAGACACTGGACGAACTGTTGTCTGCACAATTCATCAGCCAAGCATCGAGATATTTGAATCTTTTGACGAG CTTCTACTTATGAAGAGAGGAGGTCAGCTCATATACAGTGGTTCATTAGGTCCCCTATCTAGCAATATGATAAAGTATTTCGAG GCTATACCTGGTGTTCCTAGAATAAAAGAGGGGCAAAACCCAGCAGCGTGGATGTTAGATATCAGTTCGCGCACAGCAGAATATGAGATTGGAGTGGACTATGCAGAAATTTATCAGCGCTCATCCCTATACTG GGAGAACAGGCAACTAATTGATGACCTAGGAAAACCAGAACCAAACACAGAGGATCTACATTTTCCACCCAAATATTGGCAAGACTTTAGGGCACAATGCATGGCATGCCTGTGGAAGCAAAATTGTGCTTATTGGAAAAATTCAGAACACAACGTTGTCCGATTCATAAACACATTTGCTGTGTCAATTATGTTTGGAATTGTATTCTGGAAAATTGGCTCAACCAT TAAGGATGAGCAAGATGTATTCAACATACTAGGGGTTGTGTATGGGTCAGCACTATTTCTGGGTTTCATGAACTGCAGCATCTTACAACCAGTTGTAGGAATGGAAAGAGTTGTCCTCTACAGAGAGAAGGCGGCAGGCATGTACTCCACTATGGCGTACGCCATTGCTCAG GTGGCAGTTGAATTGCCTTACATGTTTGTCCAAGTATTCATCTTCTCAGCGATTGTGTACCCAATGATTGGGTTCCAGATGACTGCCACAAAGTTCTTTTGGTTTGCCCTCTACATGGTGTTAAGTTTCCTGTACTACACGCTCTATGGGATGATGACAGTAGCACTAACACCTAACATTGAGATAGCAGCTGGGTTGTCcttcctcatcttcatcttttgGAATGTCTTCTCTGGATTCATCATTGGAAGACAG ATGATCCCGGTGTGGTGGAGATGGGTGTATTGGGCAAACCCGGCGGCATGGACGGTGTACGGGCTCATGTTCTCGCAGCTGGGAGACCGGACGGAGCTGATCCAGGTGCCAGGGCAGCCAGAGCAGACGGTGAAGGAGTTCCTGGAGGGCTACCTCGGACTCCAGGACCGCTACTTCAACCTCGTCACCAGCCTGCACGTCGCCATCATCGCGCTCTtcaccttcctcttcttcctctccatcaAGCACCTCAAGTTCCAGAGGCGGTAG